In Zingiber officinale cultivar Zhangliang chromosome 11B, Zo_v1.1, whole genome shotgun sequence, a single window of DNA contains:
- the LOC122033989 gene encoding uncharacterized protein LOC122033989 — MKRKETAPSQRRGPGRPRKQPTESVEAEPVEYEADSVRDPTEDEIDSRAQTPRVAPRDPDFQPQLVPPTLPPVVPIPTATSWAKDRARIPLLARSVKDRFTLFYGVPDPSVARSWLGNVEDTFEYLSCTEEEKAELAAYHLRDQAVTWWKMQRSLFGDQSITWTLFRDSFERQYFPAPYRMARRQEFLSLKQGDRSVMEYNAEFNRLAEYCPQFVAQDSDLLDQFTQGLAAYIRIRMSGFTPSTYREALDRALMIEMTQQQVSQERGKDKQKAQGTTPNQRRQNKDQKKRKKWQGSQDTSGESYRSAKTGRSSAGSSKSSQKDYSSVPKCYRCGTEGHLRPNCPLGQDVCYYCKLPGHVSHECTLKAQMEAAKSTPQGSRTTQTRQSKG; from the coding sequence ATGAAGCGTAAAGAGACAGCCCCTAGTCAACGACGTGGTCCAGGACGACCACGGAAGCAACCTACCGAGTCAGTGGAGGCTGAGCCAGTGGAGTACGAGGCGGATTCTGTCAGGGATCCTACCGAGGATGAGATTGACAGTCGTGCACAGACTCCTCGGGTTGCCCCGAGAGATCCGGATTTCCAGCCTCAGTTGGTTCCTCCTACACTACCACCTGTAGTCCCCATTCCTACTGCTACTTCTTGGGCAAAAGATAGAGCTCGGATCCCGTTATTGGCCCGATCGGTGAAGGATCGATTCACTTTATTCTATGGAGTTCCCGACCCCAGTGTTGCTCGTTCTTGGTTGGGAAATGTGGAGGACACCTTCGAGTATTTGTCGTGTACCGAGGAGGAAAAAGCTGAACTGGCTGCGTACCACCTTCGAGACCAGGCTGTTACTTGGTGGAAGATGCAGAGGTCACTGTTTGGGGATCAGAGTATTACCTGGACCTTATTCCGAGACTCCTTCGAGAGACAGTATTTTCCAGCCCCATATCgtatggctcgccgacaggaatTCTTAAGTTTGAAGCAGGGAGATCGCtcggtgatggagtataatgcggAGTTTAACCGATTAGCTGAGTACTGCCCGCAGTTTGTTGCTCAGGACAGCGATCTGTTGGACCAGTTTACCCAGGGTCTTGCGGCGTATATACGTATCAGGATGTCTGGTTTTACCCCTAGTACTTATCGGGAGGCCTTAGACAGAGCATTGATGATTGAGATGACACAGCAGCAAGTTTCTCAGGAGCGGGGTAAGGATAAGCAGAAGGCCCAGGGTACGACTCCAAATCAGAGACGACAGAATAAGGATCAGAAAAAGCGAAAGAAATGGCAGGGATCCCAGGATACTTCGGGGGAGTCTTATCGATCGGCGAAGACAGGACGATCCTCAGCTGGTTCATCTAAATCTTCTCAGAAGGATTATTCTAGTGTGCCTAAATGTTACAGATGTGGTACTGAGGGGCATCTTAGACCTAATTGTCCATTGGGTCAAGACGTTTGCTATTACTGTAAACTGCCGGGGCATGTGAGTCATGAATGCACACTGAAGGCACAGATGGAGGCGGCTAAGAGTACTCCACAAGGGAGTCGTACTACTCAGACTCGACAGTCGAAGGGTTGA